A single region of the Anguilla rostrata isolate EN2019 chromosome 11, ASM1855537v3, whole genome shotgun sequence genome encodes:
- the tbc1d25 gene encoding TBC1 domain family member 25: MAAEDEREVVRVRVKKCEGALPAESRSFAVDPLITSLDVLHHILIRAFELNRKCNFGVSYLCRDHGDSNHGEGEVYLSLLSDLDLDSAFAHSAKPYLLLKMDIKPAEDSPLLEGWDIINPKDVISSDLLPGERRGLAAAALPFTQSLLSQVGRTLSRVQQALSWSSGEEGQPFKPPLSDSEFHSFLNSQGQLCHPEELRLRIYHGGVEPSLRKVVWRYLLNVYPDGLTGQERIDYMKRKSREYQRLKREWPARVAPGDLDLIRSSVTKDVRRTNRTHPYYAGSEDNPHLTALADLLTTYAVTHPQVSYCQGMSDLASPILAVMDDEAHAYVCFCGLMRRLEGNFAADGGAMALKFGHLRLLLERCDPELFAHLRRRGADGLLFCYRWLLLELKREFPFQHALRMLEVSWSSLPPDPPATELRLLAPPPDPPATELRLLAPPPDPLETERRLLAPPPDPPETELRLLAPPPEAGAMGCGPRGEGVECRGRGEGEGGSLSGEPEESVAAHPPFEKQPSPGGFKYYSTHKEDGSELAPPPVSGRQSEESGDHAGDRERSSPKGHTGATLSSPSPPNTLAAPGFEHAPPAPVTDRAPPSWGGPSTPPPLPPPQELGQGNPFMLFLCVALLLEQRAQVMRSDLDHNELAMHFDRLVRRHSLAQVLQRARTLFAQYLQSQEWDSQPSGEVSPEGRPRPLQPPTGSASPNSTYRLTNTVPSVYPLPPPS, translated from the exons ATGGCAGCCGAGGACGAGAGGGAGGTAGTTCGTGTCAGAGTCAAG AAATGTGAAGGGGCGTTGCCAGCAGAATCCCGCTCCTTTGCCGTTGACCCTCTGATTACCTCCCTGGATGTGCTGCACCACATCCTCATCCGGGCATTTGAGCTCAACAG GAAGTGTAATTTTGGGGTGAGTTACCTGTGCCGTGACCATGGTGACAGTAACCATGGCGAAGGAGAGGTGTACCTGTCCCTCCTGTCAGACCTGGACCTGGACTCTGCATTTGCCCACTCAGCCAAACCCTACCTGCTCTTAAAGATGGACATCAAACCAGCTGAGGACA gTCCCCTGTTGGAGGGCTGGGACATCATCAATCCAAAAGATGTGATCAGTTCTGACCTGCTGCCCGGAGAGAGGAGGGGTCTGGCTGCTGCCGCCCTCCCCTTCACCCAGTCCCTGCTGTCTCAg GTGGGCCGGACCCTGTCCCGGGTGCAGCAGGCGCTGAGCTGGTCCTccggggaggaggggcagcCGTTTAAACCCCCCCTGAGTGACTCCGAGTTCCACAGCTTCCTCAACAGCCAGGGCCAGCTCTGCCACCCCGAGGAGCTCCGCCTGCGTATTTACCATGGGGGTGTGGAGCCATCGCTGCGCAAG GTGGTGTGGCGGTATCTCCTGAACGTGTATCCGGACGGGCTGACGGGCCAGGAGCGGATCGACTACATGAAGAGGAAGAGCCGGGAGTACCAGCGGCTCAAGAGGGAGTGGCCCGCGCGCGTTGCCCCCGGCGACCTGGACCTCATCAGGAGCAGCGTGACGAAGGACGTGCGGCGGACGAACCGCACCCACCCGTACTACGCCGGGTCCGAGGACAACCCCCACCTGACCGCCCTGGCGGACCTGCTGACCACCTACGCCGTCACTCACCCACAG gtgtcgTACTGCCAGGGCATGAGCGACCTGGCCTCGCCCATCCTGGCCGTCATGGACGACGAGGCGCACGCCTACGTCTGCTTCTGCGGCCTGATGCGGCGGCTGGAGGGGAACTTTGCGGCGGACGGCGGGGCCATGGCGCTGAAGTTCGGCCACCTGCGGCTGCTGCTGGAGCGCTGCGACCCGGAGCTGTTCGCCCACCTGCGGCGGCGCGGCGCCGACGGCCTGCTCTTCTGCTACCgctggctgctgctggagctcaAGCGCGAGTTCCCCTTCCAGCACGCGCTGCGCATGCTGGAGGTCAGCTGGAGCTCCCTGCCCCCGGACCCGCCCGCCACCGAGCTCCGcctgctggccccgcccccggaccCGCCCGCCACCGAGCTCCGgctgctggccccgcccccggaccCGCTCGAGACCGAGCGCCGgctgctggccccgcccccggaccCGCCCGAGACCGAGCTCCGcctgctggccccgcccccggaggCCGGTGCCATGGGGTGCGGccccaggggggagggggtggagtgtcggggcagaggagagggggaggggggttctctTTCGGGGGAGCCTGAGGAGAGCGTCGCAGCACACCCCCCCTTTGAGAAGCAGCCCAGTCCCGGGGGGTTTAAGTACTACAGCACCCATAAGGAGGACGGCTCTgagctggctccgccccctgtgaGTGGACGGCAGTCTGAGGAAAGTGGGGACCACGCAGGCGATAGAGAGCGCAGTTCTCCTAAAGGCCACACGGGGGCGAcgctctcctccccctcaccgCCCAACACGCTAGCCGCACCTGGATTTGAACACGCCCCCCCTGCTCCGGTAACCGACAGGGCGCCGCCCTCGTGGGGGGGCCCGTCCACGCCCCCGCCGCTGCCCCCCCCGCAGGAGCTGGGGCAGGGGAACCCCTTCATGCTGTTCCTGTGCGTGGccctgctgctggagcagaGGGCCCAGGTGATGCGGAGCGACCTGGACCATAACGAGCTGGCCATGCACTTCGACCGGCTGGTGCGCCGGCACAGCCTGGCCCAGGTGCTGCAGCGCGCCCGGACCCTGTTCGCCCAGTACCTGCAGAGCCAGGAGTGGGACTCGCAGCCGAGCGGAGAGGTCAGCCCCGAaggcaggccacgccccctgcaGCCTCCCACAGGCTCCGCCTCTCCCAACTCCACCTACAGGCTGACCAACACCGTGCCCTCAGTGTACCCTCTCCCACCTCCCTCCTGA